A section of the bacterium genome encodes:
- a CDS encoding protein kinase, whose protein sequence is MHHPHGRSPTSPSQAARRRLRRGQRLGKYRILRRLGEGGFATVYAAHDTIEGVRVALKIPHPSLITSEVLDDFYREVRLAARMEHPHILTLKNADFIEGRFVAVTALGDETLGERLTRRIATAKALEFAEQALSAVAFAHDEGIIHCDIKPENFIVFNGDHLRLTDFGIAKVAMQTIHASGSGTVGYLAPEQAMGKPSPRSDVFALGLVIYRMLSGRLPEWPFHWPPAGHRKIIHKVGAPMLEVLAKAISPEPRRRFADAGKMSAAFRRARRQALKNPARRRSPIGAGRTDPAWRTVQRREFTRHHGRALEARHTCPRCAGPVAEAMTTCPWCGADRAKHRGETKFPAHCPRCGRGMKLDWRYCPWCYGPGFESHGARTYSDRRYSGRCTNRSCSRKDLMPFMRYCPWCRRKVRRSWKIPGEKSVCRKCRWGILPGFWRCCPWCASPIRRP, encoded by the coding sequence ATGCACCACCCACACGGTCGATCCCCAACCTCGCCCTCTCAAGCCGCCCGCCGGCGGCTTCGCCGCGGACAACGGCTCGGCAAGTACAGAATCCTGCGACGGCTCGGCGAAGGTGGCTTCGCCACCGTCTACGCCGCCCACGACACCATCGAGGGCGTGCGCGTGGCGCTCAAGATACCTCACCCCTCGCTGATCACATCGGAGGTCCTCGACGATTTCTATCGGGAGGTCCGCCTCGCCGCCCGGATGGAGCACCCCCACATCCTCACGCTCAAGAACGCCGACTTCATTGAAGGTCGCTTTGTCGCCGTGACCGCACTGGGAGACGAGACCCTGGGAGAGCGGCTGACGCGGCGCATCGCGACCGCCAAGGCTCTGGAGTTCGCGGAACAGGCTCTCTCGGCGGTGGCCTTCGCCCACGATGAAGGCATCATCCACTGCGACATCAAGCCCGAGAACTTCATCGTTTTCAATGGCGATCATCTCCGGCTGACCGACTTCGGAATCGCCAAGGTGGCGATGCAGACGATTCACGCGTCGGGATCGGGCACGGTCGGCTATCTCGCCCCCGAGCAGGCTATGGGAAAGCCGTCCCCGAGATCGGATGTGTTCGCCCTTGGACTGGTGATCTACAGGATGCTCTCGGGGCGTCTTCCGGAGTGGCCTTTCCACTGGCCTCCCGCCGGGCATCGGAAGATCATTCACAAAGTGGGAGCTCCCATGCTCGAAGTGCTGGCCAAGGCGATCTCCCCGGAGCCGCGCCGGCGTTTTGCCGACGCCGGCAAGATGTCGGCCGCTTTCCGCCGCGCCCGACGGCAAGCTCTCAAGAATCCCGCCCGCCGCCGGTCTCCGATCGGAGCCGGCAGGACGGATCCGGCGTGGCGCACCGTGCAGCGGCGCGAGTTCACGAGACATCACGGTAGAGCTCTGGAGGCCCGACACACGTGCCCGCGGTGCGCTGGGCCGGTGGCGGAGGCCATGACGACCTGCCCGTGGTGTGGCGCCGATCGCGCCAAGCACAGAGGAGAAACTAAGTTCCCGGCGCACTGTCCGCGCTGTGGCCGTGGCATGAAGCTCGACTGGCGCTATTGCCCGTGGTGCTATGGACCGGGGTTCGAGAGCCACGGAGCTCGCACCTACTCGGATCGCCGCTACTCCGGGCGTTGCACCAACCGGTCATGCTCCAGAAAGGACCTCATGCCCTTCATGCGCTACTGCCCGTGGTGCCGGCGAAAGGTGCGGCGGAGCTGGAAGATCCCCGGCGAAAAGAGCGTGTGCCGAAAGTGTCGTTGGGGGATCCTGCCCGGGTTCTGGCGATGCTGCCCCTGGTGCGCCAGCCCCATCAGGCGGCCATGA
- a CDS encoding adenylosuccinate lyase: MPSEAPASPQNPLHERYASRQMAGVFTREHRYGLWRQLWIALAESQRDLGLPISDDQLAALRSVRDQIDFERVAELEEQTRHDVVAHLRHFAELADREAPGAGGVLHLGATSAFLTDNTDVLLTRDALEIVEARLTAAIRCLADFAESTRSVPTLAYTHLQPAQLTTFGKRASLWLQDLDTDLDSIRSALATLKCRGAKGTTGTQASYLSLFDGDHEKVRRLDRAVAEKLGFDSSWPVTGQTYPRKQDSQVLGVLAGIAETLHKFGTDVRLLQGLGVLAEPFEAKQVGSSAMAYKRNPIRSERMCALARRLLTDSWNGPLNAATQWLERSLDDSANRRLVLPDAFLTADAILVLATNIAGGLRVGREAAATLVRRELPFMATENLLMQASRAGGDRQLLHERIREYSMAAHAAVERGEENPLVHMLLDDPDFPLERSEVESFLQPEHFVGRSAEQVEEFLTLIRAKLPEKRAAVEPELVRV; this comes from the coding sequence ATGCCTTCCGAAGCTCCCGCATCTCCCCAAAACCCACTCCACGAGCGCTACGCCTCGCGCCAGATGGCCGGGGTCTTCACCCGAGAGCATCGCTACGGCCTTTGGCGACAGCTCTGGATCGCTCTCGCCGAGTCGCAGCGCGACTTGGGGTTACCGATTTCAGACGATCAGCTCGCGGCATTGCGGTCGGTTCGCGACCAGATCGACTTCGAGCGTGTCGCCGAGCTCGAAGAGCAAACCCGTCACGACGTGGTCGCCCACCTGCGCCACTTCGCCGAGCTGGCCGATCGCGAAGCTCCGGGCGCCGGGGGCGTGCTCCACCTCGGAGCGACCAGCGCATTCCTGACCGACAACACGGATGTTCTGCTGACGCGCGACGCTCTCGAAATCGTCGAAGCGCGGTTGACAGCCGCGATCAGGTGTCTCGCCGATTTTGCCGAGTCGACCCGTTCTGTACCCACCCTCGCCTACACTCATCTCCAACCGGCGCAGCTGACCACGTTCGGCAAGCGCGCGAGCCTGTGGCTGCAGGACCTGGACACGGATCTCGATTCGATCAGAAGCGCCCTGGCCACGCTCAAGTGCCGCGGAGCCAAGGGCACCACCGGCACCCAGGCCAGCTACCTGTCGCTCTTCGACGGCGACCACGAGAAAGTGCGCCGGCTGGACCGAGCCGTGGCCGAGAAGCTGGGCTTCGACTCGAGCTGGCCCGTGACCGGTCAAACCTACCCTCGCAAGCAGGATTCGCAAGTCCTGGGCGTGCTCGCGGGCATTGCCGAGACGCTTCACAAGTTCGGCACGGATGTTCGGTTACTGCAGGGCCTGGGAGTGCTCGCCGAGCCCTTCGAGGCCAAGCAGGTCGGCTCCTCGGCCATGGCGTACAAGCGCAACCCGATCCGCTCCGAACGCATGTGTGCTCTGGCGAGAAGGCTGCTCACCGATTCCTGGAACGGGCCGCTCAACGCCGCCACGCAGTGGCTCGAGCGCAGCCTCGATGACTCGGCCAATCGACGGCTGGTGCTGCCGGACGCGTTTCTCACCGCCGACGCCATCCTGGTGCTGGCAACCAACATCGCCGGTGGGCTGCGGGTCGGGCGGGAAGCGGCGGCGACCCTGGTTCGTCGCGAGCTGCCGTTCATGGCCACCGAGAACCTGCTCATGCAGGCCTCCCGGGCGGGTGGCGATCGCCAGCTTCTTCACGAGAGAATCCGCGAGTACTCGATGGCAGCCCACGCGGCCGTCGAGCGTGGCGAGGAAAACCCTCTGGTACACATGCTGCTGGACGATCCGGACTTCCCGCTCGAGCGCTCCGAGGTCGAGTCCTTCCTGCAGCCCGAGCATTTCGTCGGACGGTCGGCCGAGCAGGTCGAGGAATTCTTGACCCTGATTCGAGCCAAGCTGCCCGAGAAACGAGCCGCTGTCGAGCCCGAGCTCGTTCGCGTCTGA
- a CDS encoding SpoIIE family protein phosphatase: MSSVRQGDETTWLVQTDSMAEVAELELAGGEAAAITRVGPGDNRKNEDAAAIVAAGPASALLAVADGFGGAPAGERASWLAASEVAGATLGCRSEDRTIRAAVLDGFEAANRKILELGIGAATTLAAVGIEDGAVRPFHSGDSTILIVGGRGKIKWRSVAHSPAGYAVASGWIAEREARRHDEAQMVSNYLGSPEMRIEVGPDLRLAPRDTVLLASDGLTDNLRLQAVAEIVVRAPSLAVALAELAERARTQMATAQGKPDDLTAIAFRRRSSARSK, encoded by the coding sequence ATGAGCTCTGTCCGGCAAGGCGACGAAACGACCTGGCTCGTCCAGACCGACTCCATGGCTGAAGTTGCCGAGCTGGAGTTGGCCGGCGGAGAGGCGGCCGCGATCACACGCGTCGGTCCCGGCGACAATCGGAAGAACGAAGACGCCGCCGCGATCGTCGCCGCGGGACCCGCAAGCGCCTTGCTGGCGGTTGCCGACGGATTTGGCGGAGCGCCGGCGGGAGAGCGGGCCTCTTGGCTCGCGGCCTCGGAAGTCGCCGGCGCGACTCTGGGCTGTCGCTCCGAAGACAGAACGATTCGAGCTGCCGTCCTGGATGGATTCGAGGCCGCCAATCGCAAGATCCTCGAGCTCGGCATCGGGGCGGCAACGACCCTGGCGGCCGTCGGAATCGAAGACGGCGCCGTGCGGCCTTTCCACTCCGGAGACTCGACGATCCTGATCGTTGGTGGCCGCGGCAAGATCAAATGGCGCTCCGTCGCTCACTCCCCTGCCGGCTATGCGGTCGCTTCGGGCTGGATCGCCGAGCGCGAAGCCCGTCGGCACGACGAAGCCCAAATGGTGTCCAACTATCTTGGTTCGCCGGAGATGCGCATCGAGGTCGGCCCAGATCTCCGGCTTGCGCCGCGCGATACCGTCTTGCTCGCCAGCGATGGCCTGACCGACAATCTGCGGCTCCAGGCCGTAGCCGAGATCGTGGTTCGGGCCCCGTCCCTCGCGGTCGCTCTCGCCGAACTGGCCGAACGAGCTCGCACGCAGATGGCAACCGCGCAGGGCAAGCCGGACGACCTCACCGCGATTGCCTTCCGGCGCCGCTCGTCCGCGCGGAGCAAGTAG
- a CDS encoding C40 family peptidase: MHRPGILALSFALALSWACGSAPTAVPPGRAGGVTPSVPPRGPASSLPSTEDPVARRVVRLARSLLATPYRYAGSDTRGFDCSGLTSYVFARVGLSLPRTAQSQASAGRWVAPDELASGDLVFFGDDRTKPYHVGLVVSEPGEPLAMIHSSSSLGVTETTVLSNSYWLPRLRFGRRVLEGD; encoded by the coding sequence ATGCATCGGCCGGGGATTCTCGCTCTCTCGTTCGCGCTGGCGTTGAGCTGGGCCTGCGGCTCGGCTCCAACGGCGGTGCCGCCCGGACGAGCCGGTGGGGTGACCCCGAGTGTGCCACCGAGGGGGCCGGCATCGAGCCTGCCCTCGACCGAGGACCCGGTCGCCCGCCGCGTCGTCCGTCTCGCGCGCTCGCTGCTGGCGACTCCCTACCGCTACGCCGGGTCGGACACCAGGGGCTTCGATTGCTCGGGCCTGACCTCCTATGTGTTCGCGCGAGTGGGCCTCAGTCTGCCGCGGACGGCTCAGAGCCAGGCGTCGGCCGGGCGCTGGGTCGCGCCCGACGAATTGGCAAGTGGCGATCTGGTGTTCTTCGGCGACGATCGGACCAAGCCGTACCACGTCGGCCTGGTGGTCTCGGAGCCAGGCGAGCCGCTCGCCATGATCCACTCGTCGTCCTCGCTCGGGGTGACCGAGACCACGGTTCTGAGCAACTCGTACTGGCTGCCGCGGCTGCGCTTCGGCCGGCGAGTTCTCGAAGGCGACTGA
- a CDS encoding arginine deiminase, translating into MPIHVDSEIGKLRRVLVHRPDREIDWMVPRMMEQLLFDDILYAKEARAEHEDFCGVFRKAGVETLDAQDLLVEVLAGSAARDELFEDLGRHGELPERGRKALENLEPEELAATMVSGLRRADGYHDVDSLLFDLAPIPNYFFQRDPQSVLGDRVMISSMATGARRREALLAKAIFGHHTKLSGHSGLFPIGNELAPPGFLTGGEPPTLEGGDVIVASPEILLVGISQRTNRRGAERLAEYLRRTRTSFRHLIMVDLPARRSYMHLDTVFTLIDEGVCLAYPPVIEPGHQLTGRAFYVDLAAEEFSLMLRPSLLEALEQLGMPLEVVPCGGAGDVLFQEREQWTDGANAFAIEPGVIVLYRRNRRTVEELAKRGWRVITEADVVAGREPVGGRGRTVVTIEGDELSRARGGPRCMTMPLERDSSPI; encoded by the coding sequence ATGCCCATTCACGTTGACTCCGAGATCGGCAAGCTCCGTCGGGTTCTGGTGCATCGTCCCGATCGCGAGATCGATTGGATGGTGCCGAGGATGATGGAGCAGCTCCTCTTCGACGACATCCTCTACGCCAAGGAGGCGAGGGCAGAGCACGAGGACTTCTGCGGGGTGTTTCGAAAGGCCGGCGTCGAGACGCTCGACGCGCAGGATCTCCTGGTCGAAGTGCTGGCCGGTTCGGCCGCGAGAGACGAGCTTTTCGAAGACCTGGGCCGGCACGGAGAGCTGCCCGAGCGCGGGCGCAAGGCACTTGAGAACCTGGAGCCGGAGGAGCTGGCGGCGACCATGGTCTCGGGGCTGCGTCGGGCCGATGGCTACCACGATGTCGATAGCTTGCTCTTCGACCTGGCTCCGATACCGAACTATTTCTTTCAGCGCGATCCGCAGTCGGTTCTAGGCGATCGGGTGATGATCTCCTCGATGGCTACGGGTGCGCGGCGTCGTGAGGCTCTCCTGGCGAAGGCGATCTTCGGCCATCACACGAAGCTCTCCGGTCACTCGGGCCTCTTTCCGATCGGGAACGAACTGGCGCCCCCCGGGTTTCTCACCGGAGGTGAGCCTCCGACCCTCGAGGGCGGCGACGTGATCGTCGCCAGCCCCGAGATCCTGCTGGTCGGCATCAGCCAGCGCACGAACCGGCGCGGCGCCGAAAGGCTGGCCGAGTATCTTCGTCGGACTCGGACCAGCTTCCGTCACTTGATCATGGTGGACCTGCCGGCTCGGCGCTCATACATGCATCTGGACACGGTTTTCACCTTGATCGACGAGGGCGTCTGCCTGGCGTATCCGCCGGTGATCGAGCCCGGTCACCAGCTCACCGGCCGGGCCTTCTACGTTGACCTGGCGGCCGAGGAGTTTTCTTTGATGCTCCGACCCTCGCTGCTCGAGGCCCTCGAGCAATTGGGCATGCCGCTCGAAGTCGTGCCTTGCGGAGGAGCCGGCGACGTTCTCTTCCAGGAGCGTGAACAGTGGACCGACGGCGCCAACGCGTTCGCCATCGAGCCGGGGGTGATCGTCCTCTACCGGCGGAACCGGCGCACGGTCGAGGAGTTGGCAAAGCGCGGTTGGCGAGTGATCACCGAAGCCGACGTGGTCGCCGGCCGAGAACCCGTCGGGGGGCGGGGGCGGACGGTGGTTACGATCGAGGGCGACGAGTTGTCCCGGGCGCGAGGCGGGCCACGTTGTATGACCATGCCGCTCGAGCGGGATTCCTCCCCAATCTGA
- a CDS encoding septal ring lytic transglycosylase RlpA family protein translates to MRSPGALPLVATLILAVLGSACTSSRRAREGHRGFEQSGIASWYGPGFDGRTTANGETYDMETMTAAHKQLPFGTVVEVKNRDNGRRTRVRINDRGPFVAGRIIDLSKAAAREIGMLGPGTARVRLRVVGRNPAPAIYAVQAGAFRDRQRAESRLAAVRSHYRDARIESSKGLHRVILAGLSRRSAEEVVRNLERNGIESVVMR, encoded by the coding sequence ATGCGATCGCCCGGCGCGCTGCCCTTGGTGGCCACCTTGATTCTCGCGGTCCTCGGATCAGCTTGCACCAGCTCGAGGCGCGCCAGAGAGGGTCACCGAGGATTCGAGCAATCCGGGATCGCGTCCTGGTACGGCCCCGGCTTTGACGGACGAACGACCGCCAACGGCGAGACCTACGACATGGAAACCATGACCGCGGCGCACAAGCAGTTGCCCTTCGGGACGGTCGTGGAGGTGAAGAACCGCGACAACGGAAGAAGGACCCGCGTGCGCATCAACGACCGGGGGCCGTTCGTGGCCGGGCGAATCATCGACCTGTCAAAGGCCGCTGCCCGTGAGATCGGCATGCTCGGTCCCGGCACGGCCAGGGTTCGCCTTCGTGTGGTCGGCCGAAACCCGGCACCGGCAATCTATGCGGTGCAAGCGGGTGCTTTTCGCGACCGCCAGCGCGCCGAGTCGAGGCTCGCGGCCGTGCGCTCCCACTATCGGGACGCTCGGATCGAATCCTCGAAGGGGCTCCATCGCGTCATTCTCGCAGGCCTCTCCAGGCGGAGCGCCGAGGAAGTGGTCCGAAATCTCGAGCGCAATGGCATCGAGTCAGTTGTCATGCGCTGA